CCTGAAGTTTTAAAACAGAAAAATGATTCATTGAAAATAGCGAATCAAATAAATCGTAAATCTGACCTTGAAAAGTCAAAGAAAGATTTCACAGTAAATGCTTACCAAATTGGCGTTATTGGATTTAAAGAATTTGAATTATCCGACTTTAAAGATTTGACTTCTTATTTCTCGTTGTGTTTCCTATTTATAATATCACTTTCGGTGGGAATATTCTACTTTTTATTTAAAGAAAACTATTCTATCATTTTTAGAATTTCTACAATAAATCTATTATTACTTCTTTCCTCAATCGCTATATTGATAGTAGGTGACGGAATTGATGATCTTAATCAAATAAAATATGGCTACTATCTTCTAGCTTTAAATCTTCTGGCTCTAATAGTAACATCAAGAAAGTTGACAAGAACATGAACTGCCGCTAACAGCGGTTTCACGCAATTGCTGCTTTCCTTGTAAAATGAACGCACTTTTTCCATAACTTCGTTTTGTCCACGCCGAGAATACTCAGTTTCAAATGCCGCAACTGACGTGAAGCCGCCGGACGTTATGCGATAGTTTTAACGCAGCGTGACGTACAACCTTCAAAATTAAAATGTACTTTTGAAGAAGTAATTTATTTAGACATGAAAGCTGAATTAAACATCCAAAGCAAAAAGTTAGAATTGATCCAATGGCTATCAACTATTGAGGACATGTCAGTACTTAATAAAATTATAGACTTGAAAAAACAGGAAAATCAGGATTGGTGGAGTTCGATTTCTGAGAATGAAAAACAAGCTGTTGAAAAAGGATTGCAAGATGCTGAAGCTGGAAAATTAAATTCACACTCAAAAGCAAGACAGCTTTATGACAAATGGTTATAAAATCCTTTGGACAGATTTTGCGTTAGGAGAATTAGAAAAAACAATCGAATATCTTCAGGAAAATTGGACTGACAGAGAATTGCGAAACCTCGCTTGGGCAATTGAGGAAACACTAAACTTGCTTTCTCACAATCCTAACTTATTCCAGGCTTCAGAAATTAAAAAAGAAATTCGCAGAGTTATTGTTGCAAATCATAACACTTTGTATTATCGAGTAAACGACAATACAATTGAAATCCTCTCATTCTTTTCTAATCGCCAAAGCCCTAAAAAGAGAAAACTGAAGTAAAATTAAACCATCGCATAACAGCGGTTTCACGCAATTGCTGCTTCCCTTGTAAAATGAAACATCTTTTTACATAACTTCGTTTTGTCCAGCCGAGAGTACTCAGTTCCAGAAGCCGCAACTGACGTGAAGCCGCCGGACGTTATGCGTGATTTTTGTTGCGTTGAAAGTTGGAGCTTCGCTCCTATTTGGTTTTGGGTGATTGGCTTGTGATTACATACGTTTACGTTGTCTTGGGATCAATATTAAAACCAACGCATAACAGCGGTTTCACGCAATTGCTACATCTCATGTAAAATGAACCACCTTTTTCCATAACTTCGTCTTGTCCAGCCGAGAGTACTCAGTTCCAGAAGCCGCAACTGACGTGAAGCCGCCGGACGTTAGCGGTAATTTTAGCCGCGCAGGATTCTAAAACCACGTATGAAAAAAGCACTAAAAATAGTATTGATCATGATTACTTTAGTAATCATAGGGTTTATTGCTTTTTGGGCATTAGTTTTCTATGATATGAATCCATGTGGAAATAAAGTTGCAAGTACATTTTTTTCACCAAATAAGCAATTCAAGATTTTGGTTTTCGAAAGAAACTGTGGCGCTACAACAGATTTTTCGACACAGGTTAGTCTTTTAAGACATAATCTTGAATTGGAACACGATGATGAGGGAAATATCTTTTCTGCGGATAGAAATTACGGTGATGCAGAAATCGATGAAAATGGAAATGTGTATTTAAAAGCTACTTGGCTTAACAATAACAAAGTATTGATCACTTACGATTCAAAAATTAGAATATTTAAAAAGGAAAATAAATTAGATGGAATCACGATTCTATACAATAAAAACTACCGCTAACAGCGGTTTCACGCAATTGCTGCTTCCCTTGTAAAATGAACGACCTTTTTCCATAACTTCGTTTTGTCCAGCCGAGAGTACTCAGCTTCGAAAGCCGCAACTGACGTGAAGCCGCCGGACGTTAGGCGAAAATTTTAATCACGACGATGAAAAGATTAACAACTTACATAGATAAATTTATTTTATCTCATTTACGGATAAACGGATTTGTATTTTTATCAGATGAATTGATTTTTGTCAATGAGGATATTGAAAAAATCATTAATAGTGTTCCTATTACTCTGTCCGCTCCATCAGTTAAATCTAATAGCAAAATCGATACTTTAAAACTGGTACTTGACATACTAGAAAATTATAATACTGGTCCAGCCGCAATCAAAAATGAATTACGAGCGAAATTTATTACTTTAATTGAATATCAGTTGTTTCT
The nucleotide sequence above comes from Flavobacterium magnum. Encoded proteins:
- a CDS encoding type II toxin-antitoxin system RelE/ParE family toxin; translated protein: MTNGYKILWTDFALGELEKTIEYLQENWTDRELRNLAWAIEETLNLLSHNPNLFQASEIKKEIRRVIVANHNTLYYRVNDNTIEILSFFSNRQSPKKRKLK
- a CDS encoding DUF5412 family protein; amino-acid sequence: MKKALKIVLIMITLVIIGFIAFWALVFYDMNPCGNKVASTFFSPNKQFKILVFERNCGATTDFSTQVSLLRHNLELEHDDEGNIFSADRNYGDAEIDENGNVYLKATWLNNNKVLITYDSKIRIFKKENKLDGITILYNKNYR